A genomic region of Mesobacillus jeotgali contains the following coding sequences:
- a CDS encoding glycogen biosynthesis protein GlgD, whose product MKKRSKQNNPEQKTRNGINNQDLELGMDQDPVKEAKKKYEQSGGQPVKSKFHPEPGQSS is encoded by the coding sequence TTGAAAAAGCGCTCAAAGCAGAACAATCCTGAACAAAAAACAAGGAACGGCATCAATAACCAGGATCTCGAGCTCGGAATGGATCAAGATCCGGTAAAAGAAGCGAAGAAAAAATATGAACAAAGCGGCGGGCAGCCCGTAAAATCAAAATTCCATCCTGAACCAGGGCAATCTTCATAA